A portion of the Sulfurospirillum diekertiae genome contains these proteins:
- a CDS encoding response regulator transcription factor yields the protein MDKSVLKRFNDLRILLVEDDDLLRGIVFDALSLYCQDVKCARDGEEGLSCFHSGNFNVIITDINLPKMSGLAMAREIRKVNSEISIIILTAYDTSDNIYASIDICACAFLHKPFELEQLYNTLLMCVGKIVSTNQWLDLSRGFSYNIKLKELFFEDKEIHLTKNESRLLSILIDHVGKTVSFENIEGNVWYDKSATPETIRMHINKLRSKTYYELIENIQGYGYKLLPKGNLPLEK from the coding sequence ATGGATAAGAGTGTCTTAAAGCGGTTTAACGATTTGCGTATTTTGTTAGTTGAAGATGACGATCTATTGCGAGGCATTGTTTTTGATGCGTTAAGCCTTTATTGCCAAGATGTAAAATGTGCAAGAGATGGCGAAGAGGGATTATCGTGTTTTCATAGTGGAAATTTTAATGTCATTATTACGGATATTAATTTGCCTAAGATGAGTGGACTTGCTATGGCACGAGAAATTCGCAAAGTCAATTCAGAAATCTCCATCATTATTTTAACGGCGTATGATACTTCTGATAATATATATGCTTCTATCGATATTTGTGCATGTGCTTTTTTACATAAGCCATTTGAGTTAGAACAACTTTACAACACATTACTCATGTGTGTCGGAAAAATTGTATCAACCAATCAATGGCTTGATTTGTCGCGAGGCTTCTCTTATAACATTAAACTCAAAGAGCTTTTTTTTGAGGACAAAGAGATTCATCTTACAAAAAATGAGTCACGATTATTGTCTATTTTGATTGATCATGTGGGTAAAACTGTTAGTTTTGAAAATATTGAGGGGAATGTTTGGTACGATAAAAGTGCTACGCCTGAAACCATCCGAATGCATATCAATAAACTCCGTTCTAAAACGTATTATGAACTTATTGAAAATATACAAGGCTATGGATATAAGCTTCTCCCCAAAGGAAACCTTCCTTTAGAAAAATAA
- the torA gene encoding trimethylamine-N-oxide reductase TorA has protein sequence MKNNSRRDFLKTSLMGSAAVVGSVKSLNAIDIASGPILNESQKFSATHFGAFKAYIKGDQFTGVSDFVDDASPTPMIQALPSRTYAPTRVKYPYVREGFLKKGHQSDTSKRGSEKFVRVSWDVALDLVAKEVMRVQSTYGYKSIYAGSYGWFCVGKLNNPQRLMNRMMKIAGGYVGRAGDYSTGAAQVIMPHVLGTNEVYEQQTSWDMVLKHAKNVIFWGADPMTTNQIAWEIPAHESYSYMSELKKLSDANKINVMSVDPVANDTQRYFEGEHIRVRPNTDVAMMLGMAYHLYSNKLYDHEFIKKYTVGFKQFEQYLIGEKDNTPKTPEWAERICGVSASTIKKFAEKLMKERSLLMAGWATQRADHGEQFHWMMVTLCAMLGQIGLPGGGFGFSYHYSGGGTPTADAPGLTGISTNIVSDKEGPWTKYKPFNIPAAKVVDMIANPGKKIAFNGKEIVYPDIKMVYWAGGNPFHHHQDRNAMLKAWKKLETVIVHEPFWTSTARMADIILPATTEIERNDIERIGDYSSTHFLALQQGIEPVGESKNDFEICREICKRWGYEKEFTEDKTPMQWLEQFYSEALSQGLEKNITIPKFEEFWKQGYIKFTTPQSAKEFVRHADFRENPMLNPLGTPSGKIEIFSKVVDSFKYDDCKGHPMWFEPIEWLGSHKAKKTSLHVLSPHPKYRLHSQLSNTWLRDLYEVSGREPIWINPEDAKKRGIKNGDVVKVFNERGTTLAGAIVTQAVSQGVLRMCEGGWYDPMEPGKIGTMCKHGDVNQLTLDKGTSSLAQGNIANTALAEIEKYTGEIPAITIFDEPKIARK, from the coding sequence ATGAAAAATAATTCTAGAAGAGATTTTCTTAAAACAAGTCTTATGGGTAGTGCCGCTGTTGTTGGTAGCGTCAAGAGTTTAAATGCTATTGATATTGCTAGTGGACCTATTTTAAATGAGTCACAAAAATTTAGTGCAACACACTTTGGTGCTTTTAAAGCCTATATAAAAGGTGATCAGTTTACAGGCGTGAGTGATTTTGTGGATGATGCTTCCCCTACGCCTATGATACAAGCACTCCCTTCACGTACCTATGCTCCAACACGCGTGAAATACCCATATGTGCGAGAAGGTTTCCTCAAAAAAGGACATCAAAGCGATACTTCTAAAAGAGGCAGTGAAAAATTTGTACGTGTTTCTTGGGATGTAGCATTAGATCTTGTGGCTAAAGAAGTGATGCGTGTGCAAAGTACCTACGGTTATAAAAGCATTTATGCGGGTAGTTATGGTTGGTTTTGTGTTGGAAAACTCAATAATCCACAACGCCTTATGAACCGCATGATGAAAATTGCAGGTGGATATGTGGGGAGAGCGGGTGATTATTCTACCGGTGCTGCTCAGGTCATTATGCCTCATGTTTTGGGAACCAATGAAGTCTATGAGCAACAAACATCATGGGACATGGTTCTTAAACATGCTAAAAATGTTATTTTTTGGGGTGCTGATCCTATGACAACAAACCAAATTGCATGGGAAATACCAGCGCATGAATCCTACAGTTATATGAGTGAACTAAAAAAACTCAGTGATGCTAATAAAATTAATGTTATGTCTGTTGATCCTGTCGCAAATGATACCCAGCGTTATTTTGAGGGCGAACATATTCGTGTTAGACCCAATACAGATGTTGCTATGATGTTGGGAATGGCGTATCATCTTTATAGTAATAAACTTTACGATCATGAATTTATCAAAAAATACACGGTTGGATTTAAACAATTTGAGCAGTACCTGATCGGCGAAAAAGACAATACTCCAAAAACTCCTGAATGGGCAGAGCGAATTTGTGGTGTTTCAGCCAGTACAATCAAAAAATTTGCTGAAAAACTTATGAAAGAGCGTTCTTTATTGATGGCAGGTTGGGCAACACAAAGAGCCGATCACGGTGAACAATTCCATTGGATGATGGTGACACTTTGTGCCATGTTAGGACAAATAGGGCTTCCTGGTGGAGGCTTTGGCTTTAGTTACCATTATTCAGGCGGTGGAACACCAACAGCGGATGCTCCGGGTCTTACGGGTATTTCTACTAATATTGTCAGTGATAAAGAAGGACCTTGGACCAAGTATAAACCCTTTAATATCCCTGCCGCAAAAGTCGTTGATATGATTGCTAATCCTGGTAAAAAAATTGCATTTAATGGTAAAGAGATTGTATATCCTGATATTAAAATGGTTTATTGGGCGGGCGGAAATCCTTTTCATCATCATCAAGATCGAAATGCAATGCTTAAAGCATGGAAAAAATTAGAAACGGTCATTGTTCATGAGCCTTTTTGGACATCAACAGCACGTATGGCAGATATCATTCTTCCCGCAACGACTGAAATAGAGCGTAACGATATTGAGAGAATTGGGGATTACTCATCAACGCACTTCCTTGCACTTCAACAAGGTATTGAGCCAGTGGGCGAATCAAAAAATGACTTTGAAATTTGTCGTGAAATCTGTAAACGATGGGGTTATGAAAAAGAATTCACGGAAGATAAAACGCCAATGCAATGGTTAGAGCAATTTTATAGTGAAGCTCTTTCTCAAGGTCTTGAAAAAAATATCACCATTCCAAAATTTGAAGAATTTTGGAAGCAAGGTTATATCAAATTTACAACACCTCAATCGGCAAAAGAATTTGTTAGACATGCTGATTTTAGGGAAAATCCTATGTTAAATCCATTAGGAACACCTTCTGGAAAAATAGAGATTTTCTCAAAGGTGGTTGATAGTTTCAAATATGATGATTGTAAAGGTCATCCTATGTGGTTTGAGCCAATTGAATGGTTAGGAAGTCATAAAGCTAAAAAAACATCATTACATGTGCTTTCTCCTCATCCAAAGTATCGATTACACTCTCAACTAAGCAATACATGGCTGAGAGATCTTTACGAAGTGAGTGGAAGAGAACCTATTTGGATTAACCCTGAGGATGCTAAAAAAAGAGGCATCAAAAATGGGGATGTTGTTAAAGTCTTTAATGAAAGGGGCACAACACTTGCAGGAGCTATTGTAACGCAGGCTGTATCGCAAGGTGTCCTTCGAATGTGTGAGGGCGGATGGTATGACCCTATGGAGCCTGGTAAAATTGGAACAATGTGTAAGCATGGTGATGTCAATCAGTTAACACTTGATAAAGGAACCTCTAGCCTTGCACAGGGCAATATTGCCAATACTGCCTTGGCTGAGATCGAAAAATACACAGGTGAAATTCCTGCCATCACGATTTTTGATGAACCAAAAATTGCAAGAAAATAA
- a CDS encoding c-type cytochrome, protein MKTLTKSIVVAALFCGISAQATPLYTKCVACHGAAGEKSALNKSLIIKDMSKADFVSAMKGYKDGSYGKDQKALMKAQVAPLSDAQIEEIASFITKK, encoded by the coding sequence ATGAAAACATTAACTAAATCAATCGTAGTGGCTGCCTTATTCTGTGGAATTAGTGCGCAAGCAACCCCATTGTACACAAAATGTGTTGCGTGTCATGGCGCTGCGGGTGAGAAATCCGCTTTAAACAAAAGTCTTATTATTAAAGATATGAGTAAAGCAGATTTTGTGAGCGCAATGAAGGGCTATAAAGATGGCAGTTACGGAAAAGATCAAAAAGCGTTGATGAAAGCACAAGTTGCACCACTCAGTGATGCTCAGATTGAAGAGATTGCTTCGTTTATTACTAAAAAATAG
- a CDS encoding Rieske 2Fe-2S domain-containing protein translates to METCQKRRDFIGMALTGVTAVGGVCALGAMKKSWDPLPSVQSAGFVTVDVSTLEEGEARSFQWRGKPIFVLRKSADTPKNAKRDVVIGEKVFTLVIGLCTHLGCIPSYDAKKKSFICACHGGVFDASGINTFGPPPRPLDIPPFKIAGETLVLGEEGEEYKKLTAKKA, encoded by the coding sequence ATGGAAACCTGTCAAAAAAGACGTGATTTTATAGGCATGGCACTCACAGGTGTTACCGCTGTGGGTGGTGTCTGTGCATTGGGCGCTATGAAAAAGAGTTGGGATCCCCTCCCGAGTGTCCAATCAGCTGGCTTCGTCACCGTCGATGTTTCAACCCTAGAAGAGGGCGAAGCGCGCAGTTTTCAATGGCGTGGAAAGCCCATCTTTGTGTTACGCAAAAGTGCGGATACTCCTAAAAATGCGAAGCGCGATGTGGTCATTGGTGAAAAAGTCTTTACGCTCGTTATCGGACTGTGTACGCATCTTGGTTGCATTCCTTCGTATGATGCAAAAAAGAAAAGTTTTATCTGTGCCTGTCATGGTGGTGTCTTTGATGCGAGTGGCATCAACACCTTTGGACCGCCACCTCGTCCACTGGACATTCCTCCCTTTAAAATTGCAGGTGAAACCCTTGTTTTAGGTGAAGAGGGTGAAGAGTACAAAAAATTAACCGCGAAAAAAGCGTAG
- a CDS encoding cytochrome b: MAEIRKSEGFIDWLDQRLAVKAFIRVMMTEYWIPKNINFLWAMGVVLVVLFGVLLVTGLLLLMYYKPDINLAFDSVNYTIMQEVEYGWLWRHMHGVAASATFLIIYIHLFTGIYYGSYKKGREMIWITGMVLFIAFSAEAFSGYMLPWGQMSYWAAQVITNLFSGIPVIGDDVVIWIRGDYVVADATLTRFFMLHVVLLPLVIIVVIAVHFYSLRFPHVNNQESEVFDFEIESNKFLEGRKKESKVVPFWPVFLSKDFFVVGFFMTLFFALVCYQFDFAMDPINFEPANSMKTPAHIYPEWYFLWNYEVLRGFFFDIEGMAAMDIGLIAFVIANIVFMILPFLDRNPMNTGPAHKRPVFKYWFWLLVCDMIVLTVYGKLPPTGVNAWVGFVAAVLFLGLFIALPFITKHEAKGDAQ, encoded by the coding sequence ATGGCAGAAATACGAAAAAGCGAAGGCTTTATAGACTGGCTTGATCAACGTTTAGCGGTAAAAGCGTTTATACGCGTGATGATGACCGAATACTGGATACCAAAAAACATCAATTTCCTCTGGGCAATGGGTGTGGTTTTGGTCGTTTTATTTGGCGTGTTGTTGGTGACGGGACTGCTTTTATTGATGTACTACAAACCTGACATCAACCTCGCATTTGATAGTGTGAACTACACGATTATGCAAGAGGTCGAGTACGGTTGGTTGTGGCGTCATATGCACGGTGTTGCGGCATCGGCGACGTTTCTCATCATTTATATTCATCTTTTTACAGGCATTTATTACGGCTCGTATAAAAAAGGGCGTGAGATGATTTGGATCACAGGCATGGTGCTCTTCATCGCTTTTTCCGCTGAAGCGTTTAGCGGTTATATGCTTCCATGGGGGCAGATGAGTTACTGGGCGGCGCAAGTGATTACCAATCTTTTCAGTGGTATTCCTGTTATTGGCGATGATGTCGTCATCTGGATACGCGGTGATTATGTTGTTGCAGATGCAACGTTGACGCGTTTTTTCATGCTTCATGTTGTGTTGCTTCCTTTGGTGATTATCGTGGTGATTGCGGTGCATTTTTACTCATTGCGTTTTCCGCATGTGAATAACCAAGAATCGGAAGTGTTTGATTTTGAGATCGAGTCTAACAAGTTTTTAGAAGGACGTAAAAAAGAGTCCAAAGTCGTGCCATTTTGGCCTGTTTTCCTCTCCAAAGATTTCTTTGTGGTGGGCTTTTTTATGACCCTTTTCTTTGCTCTTGTCTGTTATCAGTTTGACTTTGCAATGGATCCGATCAATTTTGAACCTGCCAATTCGATGAAAACGCCTGCACACATCTACCCTGAGTGGTATTTCTTGTGGAATTATGAGGTGCTTCGAGGCTTTTTCTTTGACATCGAGGGCATGGCGGCGATGGACATTGGGTTGATCGCATTTGTGATTGCGAACATTGTCTTTATGATCTTACCCTTTTTAGATCGCAATCCGATGAACACAGGCCCTGCGCACAAACGACCTGTGTTTAAATACTGGTTTTGGCTTTTGGTGTGCGATATGATCGTGCTCACGGTGTATGGCAAACTGCCTCCCACAGGCGTAAACGCTTGGGTTGGCTTTGTGGCTGCTGTTCTTTTCTTAGGGCTGTTTATCGCTCTTCCATTTATTACCAAGCACGAAGCCAAAGGAGATGCACAATGA
- a CDS encoding c-type cytochrome, with the protein MREFKILAIVLFFTAVTYWGVEPYAHSQMHPHVAPADFGFKDIEPLHVNGNVESGKALVEANCIACHSIKSLGLEAPMSFEAAASAYGVVPPDLSHAGVIYDKNYLAGFLKDPVSATKLSHKFGDTKPYAMPSFNYLSEQEIADIVAYLGNIVSTKASNKMVFEEACGRCHSMKYDGFKAQTPASSLKSYLGAEAPDVSMMIRSKKAEYLSTFINEPLKMVEGIAMPRVGLTEASQEQVVAYMESVGDRKKAERESLGLKLIGFMAIFTLIAYLWKVQIWKEVE; encoded by the coding sequence ATGAGAGAATTTAAAATTTTAGCCATTGTGCTCTTCTTTACAGCAGTGACCTATTGGGGTGTGGAGCCTTATGCGCATTCGCAAATGCACCCACATGTGGCGCCTGCTGATTTTGGGTTTAAAGACATAGAACCTTTACATGTAAACGGCAATGTGGAGAGTGGGAAAGCCCTTGTGGAAGCTAATTGCATTGCGTGTCATAGCATTAAGAGTTTAGGACTTGAAGCACCTATGAGTTTTGAAGCGGCTGCAAGTGCCTATGGTGTCGTGCCTCCCGATCTCAGTCATGCCGGGGTGATTTACGATAAAAATTACCTTGCAGGCTTTTTGAAAGACCCTGTGAGTGCGACCAAACTTTCGCATAAATTTGGAGATACCAAACCCTATGCAATGCCAAGTTTTAATTACTTAAGCGAGCAAGAGATCGCCGATATCGTAGCGTATCTGGGCAACATCGTCTCTACCAAAGCGTCCAATAAAATGGTGTTTGAAGAGGCGTGTGGCAGATGTCATAGTATGAAGTACGATGGATTTAAAGCCCAAACACCTGCCTCTTCGCTCAAAAGTTATCTAGGTGCGGAAGCTCCTGATGTGTCGATGATGATTCGCTCTAAAAAAGCGGAGTATCTAAGCACGTTTATCAACGAACCACTCAAAATGGTTGAAGGCATTGCCATGCCTCGTGTGGGACTGACCGAAGCCTCTCAAGAGCAAGTGGTCGCTTACATGGAAAGTGTGGGAGATCGCAAAAAGGCTGAGCGTGAAAGCCTTGGCTTGAAGCTCATTGGATTTATGGCTATTTTTACCCTAATAGCGTACCTGTGGAAAGTTCAAATTTGGAAGGAGGTGGAGTAA
- a CDS encoding OprD family outer membrane porin, with protein MKLANLSLAALCVAGLSTCSFGADTLADAFKEGKISGELKAFYWDRDRNPSIPSDSIFNMGVMLNYKTGSLNGFSLGLTGQSNNAPFASSNAKQQFGWDEYGSGAQLSEAYLAYHAGKTTVQVGRMFLDTPLIASLGNRIIKESFEGASIVNTDLPNTTLTAAYVQKFQAQTDGAGNVGKFTTYSNPYGTSPLLEDGAYTLVAVNKSITGLTLTAAYAEDINTKGSMAYAEAAYSVAMNAFTYGLAAQYYYNDKEITGTKSSDLYGLKASLGYGAVSGYVAYTNVSKDATVTPGIGWGADLAYTGTIILSSSYPANTEAYAIGLGYAFSPTTTLNVAYTVTDDDDLSYGKATYISLTGNYAFDGALKGLNFLAMYDKENRDYAGAKDKDEFRFSAVYKF; from the coding sequence ATGAAATTGGCAAATCTTAGCTTGGCAGCTCTTTGTGTTGCAGGACTTAGTACCTGTTCTTTTGGTGCAGATACGTTGGCTGATGCCTTTAAAGAAGGTAAAATAAGTGGTGAGTTAAAGGCATTTTACTGGGATCGCGATCGCAATCCTTCCATTCCGAGTGATTCAATTTTTAATATGGGTGTTATGCTCAATTATAAAACAGGCTCTTTGAATGGCTTTAGCCTTGGCTTAACAGGACAATCCAATAATGCTCCCTTTGCGAGTTCCAATGCAAAACAACAATTTGGTTGGGATGAGTACGGCTCTGGCGCACAGCTTTCAGAAGCATATCTCGCTTACCATGCGGGTAAAACCACCGTTCAAGTGGGTCGAATGTTCTTAGATACACCTCTCATCGCCTCATTAGGCAACCGTATCATCAAAGAGTCCTTTGAGGGTGCAAGCATCGTCAATACCGATCTTCCTAATACCACATTAACCGCAGCCTACGTTCAAAAGTTTCAAGCGCAAACCGATGGGGCTGGAAACGTCGGCAAATTTACGACCTATAGCAACCCTTACGGTACTTCCCCTCTTTTAGAAGATGGCGCGTATACCCTCGTAGCGGTAAATAAATCCATTACAGGCTTGACCTTAACCGCAGCGTATGCTGAAGACATTAACACTAAAGGATCCATGGCGTATGCTGAAGCGGCGTACAGTGTTGCCATGAATGCGTTTACCTACGGCTTAGCGGCGCAATACTATTACAACGATAAAGAGATCACGGGTACGAAAAGCTCTGACTTGTACGGACTTAAAGCAAGCCTAGGATACGGCGCTGTGAGTGGTTATGTAGCCTACACCAATGTCAGTAAAGACGCAACCGTCACACCTGGTATTGGTTGGGGTGCTGATCTTGCTTACACGGGTACTATCATACTTTCTAGTAGCTATCCTGCCAATACGGAAGCGTATGCTATAGGCCTCGGTTATGCGTTTAGCCCAACCACGACGCTAAATGTTGCGTATACGGTAACAGACGATGATGACCTCTCGTATGGCAAAGCAACCTACATTTCGTTGACAGGTAATTATGCCTTTGATGGTGCTCTAAAAGGGCTTAATTTCTTAGCGATGTACGATAAAGAAAATCGTGATTATGCAGGTGCTAAAGATAAAGATGAATTTAGATTTAGTGCTGTGTATAAGTTCTAA
- a CDS encoding EAL domain-containing protein, with protein sequence MEFMQTAPLKQSSQEMTLLYIEDNAQDRETATNLFSEFFSKIIVGVDGENGVHLYERYHETIDLVITNITMPRMNGIKMIQSIRKLNPEVAIIVLSSQDEAHYLTQTIEIGVDGYLLKPLHTVQLTQTLNSVLEKLHLRYENKKNSLLLKQYENITNVSSIISKTDPKGVITFVNDKFCQISGYTKEELLGKSHNVIRHPDMPKAAFRDLWKTIKDEKKTWQGIVKNRAKNGDTYYVKTTVQPILNPEGEVEEYISLRHDITAIMSDKKQLFDFLEANRLSVLILVQIEDYPILEKFYDRASVGKIEDTFGRVMLYLMPNRWGFQRVYNLENGLYAFAIDRRSCRAKKEEIHEVLEQFLLNVKEHIVKIDSIEYDISVICSFTYGIFKVFEDAKIGIDHAIQSKQSIVYADGLSGIEYDNALKNIETIHMIKTAIDTGKIISYFQPIINNVTQKIEKYESLVRLITEDGQLLTPAYFLETAKKGRYYTKITKIVLDNSFAALYKIPEASISINLSMHDIEREEITQYILALLRQHHTEAPRIIFELLESEDIKDFLMIKKFIQTVKAQGVKIAIDDFGTGYSNFERLLSYEPDILKIDGSIIKNIQHNELNQHIVETMVLFAKKQHLTTVAEFVENEAIYEIVREMGIDYSQGYYFGRPEMF encoded by the coding sequence ATGGAATTCATGCAAACAGCGCCTCTCAAACAGTCGAGTCAAGAGATGACGCTTCTTTACATTGAAGATAATGCCCAGGATAGAGAGACTGCAACAAACCTTTTTTCAGAGTTTTTTAGCAAGATAATCGTAGGCGTCGATGGAGAAAATGGTGTCCATTTATATGAACGCTACCACGAAACGATTGATCTTGTCATAACTAACATTACGATGCCTCGTATGAATGGCATTAAGATGATTCAGAGCATACGAAAACTGAATCCTGAAGTTGCCATTATTGTCCTTTCTTCGCAGGATGAGGCACATTATCTCACGCAAACCATTGAAATAGGTGTGGATGGATACTTGCTCAAACCTCTGCATACCGTGCAACTGACACAAACACTCAACAGTGTTCTTGAAAAACTGCATTTACGCTATGAAAACAAGAAAAATTCACTTTTACTCAAACAGTACGAAAACATTACCAACGTCAGTTCTATCATCTCTAAAACCGATCCTAAAGGCGTTATCACTTTTGTCAATGATAAATTTTGCCAAATTTCAGGGTATACCAAAGAAGAGCTACTTGGTAAATCTCATAATGTGATTCGTCATCCCGATATGCCTAAAGCTGCTTTTCGAGACCTTTGGAAAACGATTAAAGATGAGAAAAAAACATGGCAAGGTATTGTTAAAAACCGCGCTAAAAATGGTGATACATACTATGTTAAAACAACCGTCCAGCCCATTTTAAACCCAGAGGGTGAGGTTGAAGAGTACATCTCTTTACGCCATGATATTACTGCTATCATGAGCGATAAAAAACAGCTTTTTGATTTTTTGGAAGCCAACCGTCTTTCCGTTCTCATTTTAGTGCAAATTGAAGACTATCCCATTTTGGAAAAGTTTTATGACAGAGCCAGTGTTGGCAAAATAGAAGATACCTTTGGTCGGGTTATGCTTTATCTGATGCCCAATCGTTGGGGATTTCAGCGCGTCTACAATCTTGAAAATGGCCTTTATGCTTTTGCGATCGATAGGCGAAGTTGCCGCGCTAAAAAAGAAGAAATCCATGAGGTATTAGAGCAGTTTCTTCTTAATGTCAAAGAGCACATTGTTAAAATTGATTCTATCGAATATGATATTTCCGTTATTTGCAGTTTTACGTATGGTATTTTTAAAGTTTTTGAAGATGCAAAAATTGGTATCGACCATGCGATTCAAAGTAAACAATCTATCGTCTATGCCGATGGACTCTCTGGGATTGAGTATGACAATGCGCTGAAAAATATAGAGACCATTCACATGATCAAAACAGCGATTGATACGGGTAAAATCATCTCTTATTTTCAACCTATCATCAACAATGTAACTCAAAAAATTGAAAAATACGAATCTTTAGTGCGCCTGATTACCGAAGATGGGCAGCTTTTAACACCTGCTTATTTTTTAGAAACGGCCAAGAAGGGGCGTTACTATACCAAAATTACCAAAATCGTCTTAGACAACTCATTTGCTGCACTCTATAAAATACCCGAAGCTTCTATTTCTATCAATCTCTCCATGCACGACATCGAACGTGAAGAGATCACACAGTATATTTTAGCCCTCCTTCGTCAACACCATACGGAAGCACCTCGCATCATCTTTGAGCTCTTAGAGAGTGAAGATATCAAAGATTTTTTAATGATTAAGAAGTTCATTCAAACGGTTAAAGCACAAGGGGTAAAGATTGCTATTGATGACTTTGGTACAGGCTACTCAAACTTTGAGCGATTGCTCTCTTATGAGCCTGACATCCTAAAAATTGATGGAAGCATCATTAAAAATATTCAACACAACGAACTCAATCAACACATTGTTGAGACAATGGTACTCTTTGCGAAAAAGCAGCACCTCACGACGGTCGCTGAATTTGTTGAAAATGAAGCGATTTATGAGATTGTGCGTGAAATGGGCATTGATTATTCGCAAGGGTATTACTTCGGAAGACCAGAGATGTTTTAA
- a CDS encoding phosphatidylserine decarboxylase, protein MQRYPNFKSSIASRLFGVFASKEFPSPIQRIINQTYVSMMKVDLMEFEEVSAYKSLNKLFTRKFKTRRLFNISKETVISPCDSLVSAFGTIENALALQIKGFSYSVRKLLGDYIAKQEKDRLEGGVYVNFYLSPRDYHRYHAPIDMRVTKALHIPGKLYPVNFCWLKKVPGLFLENERVVLECYTKENTLFYMVFVGALNVGKMAFTFDKTIQTNAKESLQQCYLYDNLFLSKGDELGHFEMGSTIVMLFEKESINLELSGVTHVQFGQPIGGLINGIHANSASQTVESRDDASLH, encoded by the coding sequence ATGCAACGTTATCCTAACTTTAAAAGTTCTATTGCGTCTCGTCTTTTTGGTGTTTTTGCATCCAAAGAGTTTCCAAGTCCAATACAACGCATCATCAATCAAACCTATGTTTCCATGATGAAAGTTGATCTGATGGAATTTGAAGAAGTTTCTGCTTATAAAAGTTTAAATAAGCTCTTTACCCGAAAATTTAAAACCAGACGCCTTTTTAATATCAGTAAAGAAACCGTCATCTCACCATGCGATAGTCTTGTCAGTGCTTTTGGAACCATAGAAAATGCATTAGCCCTTCAAATCAAAGGTTTTAGCTACAGTGTAAGAAAATTGCTGGGTGATTACATCGCAAAACAGGAGAAAGACCGCTTAGAAGGTGGTGTTTATGTCAATTTTTACCTCTCTCCACGTGATTACCACCGTTACCATGCCCCGATCGATATGCGTGTTACAAAAGCGTTACATATTCCGGGTAAACTGTATCCTGTCAATTTTTGCTGGTTAAAAAAAGTACCGGGATTGTTTCTTGAAAATGAACGTGTTGTACTAGAATGCTACACCAAAGAAAATACTCTTTTTTACATGGTCTTTGTTGGCGCTTTAAATGTCGGTAAAATGGCATTTACCTTTGATAAGACCATCCAAACCAATGCTAAAGAAAGCCTTCAGCAATGCTATCTTTATGACAATCTTTTCCTCTCAAAAGGAGACGAACTTGGCCATTTTGAAATGGGTTCAACCATTGTTATGCTTTTTGAAAAAGAATCTATCAATCTCGAACTTAGTGGTGTCACACACGTCCAATTTGGGCAACCTATAGGAGGATTAATCAATGGAATTCATGCAAACAGCGCCTCTCAAACAGTCGAGTCAAGAGATGACGCTTCTTTACATTGA